The proteins below are encoded in one region of Apium graveolens cultivar Ventura chromosome 4, ASM990537v1, whole genome shotgun sequence:
- the LOC141721378 gene encoding alpha-N-acetylglucosaminidase-like isoform X2: MAFFFNRAYSLGLYSTFLEALLHYVPVGKMVVLDLFAEVLSIWTISEQFYGVPYIWLLIFLLDVASTSVSVNAQDQQLRVI; encoded by the exons ATGGCCTTTTTTTTCAATCGAGCTTATAGTTTGGGGCTTTATTCAACATTTCTTGAG GCGCTTCTTCATTATGTCCCAGTAGGAAAGATGGTAGTCCTTGACTTGTTTGCCGAAGTGCTATCAATATGGACCATTTCAGAGCAGTTTTATGGAGTTCCTTACATATG GCTATTGATCTTCCTGCTCGATGTAGCATCAACTTCAGTATCAGTGAATGCACAG GATCAACAACTCCGAGTTATCTGA
- the LOC141721378 gene encoding uncharacterized protein LOC141721378 isoform X1 codes for MAFFFNRAYSLGLYSTFLEALLHYVPVGKMVVLDLFAEVLSIWTISEQFYGVPYIWLLIFLLDVASTSVSVNAQDHLLRILQFHNQDQQLRVI; via the exons ATGGCCTTTTTTTTCAATCGAGCTTATAGTTTGGGGCTTTATTCAACATTTCTTGAG GCGCTTCTTCATTATGTCCCAGTAGGAAAGATGGTAGTCCTTGACTTGTTTGCCGAAGTGCTATCAATATGGACCATTTCAGAGCAGTTTTATGGAGTTCCTTACATATG GCTATTGATCTTCCTGCTCGATGTAGCATCAACTTCAGTATCAGTGAATGCACAG GATCACCTGCTCCGAATTCTCCAATTCCACAACCAG GATCAACAACTCCGAGTTATCTGA
- the LOC141719918 gene encoding uncharacterized protein LOC141719918 → MHEDLKSEYLEVEDPFILWENLKDRFDYQKLVYLPAAENDWANLRFQDFKSVRAYSSALFKISSRLIMCGEKITEKRKIDKTLSTFHPNNINLAEMYRERKFTKFRDLLSTLLVAEQNHELVIKNHQSRPTGSAPLPEVNNMSFQQNVREKGYRGGRGQGRYRGRGRSHGHFRPYNNSGHRNWQSESQSKRKAPRGGKTENICYR, encoded by the coding sequence ATGCATGAAGATTTAAAATCTGAGTACTTAGAAGTCGAGGATCCctttattttatgggaaaatctaAAGGATAGGTTCGATTACCAGAAACTAGTTTATCTACCTGCAGCTGAAAATGATTGGGCTAATTTAAGATTTCAGGATTTTAAGAGTGTCCGAGCATATAGCTCTGCTTTGTTCAAAATAAGTTCTAGGCTTATTATGTGTGGTGAAAAAATTACAGAGAAAAGAAAAATCGATAAAACACTATCAACTTTTCACCCCAACAATATCAACTTAGCAGAGATGTACAGGGAGCGCAAATTTACTAAGTTCAGGGATCTTCTATCAACTCTCCTCGTCGCTGAACAAAATCATGAATTGGTGATTAAGAATCATCAATCCCGTCCAACAGGATCTGCCCCATTACCTGAAGTAAATAACATGTCATTCCAGCAGAATGTACGTGAAAAAGGGTATAGAGGTGGACGGGGCCAAGGTCGGTACCGTGGACGAGGTCGGAGCCACGGACATTTTCGTCCATATAACAACTCTGGTCACCGGAACTGGCAATCTGAATCACAGAGTAAAAGAAAGGCACCACGAGGAGGAAAAACTGAAAATATTTGCTATAGGTGA
- the LOC141721378 gene encoding alpha-N-acetylglucosaminidase-like isoform X3: MKALLHYVPVGKMVVLDLFAEVLSIWTISEQFYGVPYIWLLIFLLDVASTSVSVNAQDHLLRILQFHNQDQQLRVI, encoded by the exons ATGAAG GCGCTTCTTCATTATGTCCCAGTAGGAAAGATGGTAGTCCTTGACTTGTTTGCCGAAGTGCTATCAATATGGACCATTTCAGAGCAGTTTTATGGAGTTCCTTACATATG GCTATTGATCTTCCTGCTCGATGTAGCATCAACTTCAGTATCAGTGAATGCACAG GATCACCTGCTCCGAATTCTCCAATTCCACAACCAG GATCAACAACTCCGAGTTATCTGA